A window of Chrysoperla carnea chromosome 3, inChrCarn1.1, whole genome shotgun sequence genomic DNA:
ACAAGCTATAGAAAGTAGTGAAAACGGTGCCGAACGAGGTGTATTTGTTTTGGCTGAAATGAGTTCAGCGAATAACTTGATCACCAATGCCTACAGTCAAGAAGCCTTAAGAATTGCCGACCAATACAAAGATATTACTTGTGGAATCATTTGTCAATCTAAAGAATTAGTATCGAATCCAGGAGTGATTCAATTAACACCTGGcgttcaattaaataataaaagtaggtGTATCATTATTTTGGGTAATAATGGCAAAATTAattctttgtttgtttttttattacaggTGACGATTTAGGTCAACAATATAATTCACCGGAAGCCGTTATTTATGAAAAGGGAGCTGATATTGCTATCGTGGGTCGAGCTATTATTACagcagaaaatattaaaaacacagCAGAGGAATATAGAAAATGCCTTTGGGCCGCGTATAAAAAACGTTTAGTTGCtggttaaaataattagttatttatatgtaaactgtagtattatattgatgatcCTTGactctaattattattttttatataaattgtatctaATTGTTAAGgtgattggaaattttattaaaaatttgatattttctaacTGAATACCTTTCTTGTTTATTCCAACGAGGGCTGATCTACAGGAAATAAATCGGTTAAATCACATGAACTTATAATAGTTTCATACTATGGTTTAAGATATACTCAAAGAAACGAAATCACAaacaattatgtaataaaagtataacacaaaaatataagcAATTCGTGAACCTTCTTATAATCAGAAAACAtgtagttatttatattgagaATAAATTCCTGTACATATCGCAGCCAATGAGCTTAATTAGCCCTTCAGTTAACGGGCTTGAgcctagcctttttactaaatGGCTCCGTTCAACCAGCGGCCTGATTGATATTCAGCCGTACCATCTAATGCAACACTTAATAAACTTACTGGCTGATGTGTAGAGGTCATTCGTACAATAGAGTGACCATTTGacaaaaaagatgaaatatttgacattagaaattgtttatttgcattatttaaaatataacttaatCCGTAAGTAACTTAATTACAGTGTTATGGATGggaaacatattaaaaattaaaatttgcatgCACCTAAAGTAAAGATGGATTTTTTTCCAATGGAATAAGAAGAcacatataaattaaagaaagaaatatcacaaataaaatcaatattaattgtAGCAACAAAAATATACCACCAACACACAGTTAGTAAACAAAATCATAAGACATACATACGTCCCATAATCGACGAAGATTACATTAAATTAGTGtttgaaagaaatatattaactttttttgtctttaatGGTTGCTTCTTGTTTTTCTGCTGGATATattgagtttaaaaataattccgaaaattagaaaaatgaataaatgacgGTTTTGTGAGCTAAGTGAATATGCCTTTATCATAGACATTGTATTGCAACAGGGCCTTTATATTTgtgacatttgaattttcaCCACTCTAGCGgataaattataaactattCGTGACCACGTCTAAATAAAAGTCATTAAGTTTTTGTGTTTTCAATTAAACGTAAAATTATGACTGGGACTAAGAAAAAATCGGTAACTATAATCGATGCTGATGAATCCGAGCAGAAAACAGAATCAAAACCATTAAATATTCTAACATTAGAAAGtatccttttaaataaattaaaataatatgccATATGTACAATATAACCTAAATATTGTTCTAAATACAGGTGTTTCGAGTATTTCTATTTCTAGTTGTTATATTTTTccttaatatttgatttaagtCTTACGATTGATACAAGATGCTCAGCAACAACATGGTCTCAGGCATGGAGATTATCAAAGATACCGTGGATATTGTTCCAGACGTGTTCGTAGATtacgaaaagttttaaaattacctCAAGTGTGTATTATTTTCGTATCAAGTAtgcttttcaataaaattaaataatcataaatatttttgaagggAGATCGTAGACATTACAAAAGAAGAGATGTAACGATTGCACACTTGGAAGATTCAAAGGCCGATGTTCGGTATTTAGAAATTTGTGTAATGCTTACTGAACGTGCTTGGGCTTATGCTATGCAGTTGCGTCAAGAATCCAATACCGAGCCACGCAAacgatttcatttaattaaacgaTTACGCAAGGCAGCTGCTTTATCACTGGTTTTAGAAGCTTTAACTAATGTAAGTTAACAAATTTATTGACATTTCGTTTAGTTTTCAATCTGAAAATGTAAATCTCTCAATACTATTTACCacaatactttcaataaaaataccatttagaaagctttttttttattgttacgtTATGTAAATTATTCGAGAGAAGAAAACTAATTCAACTCCAACTAGATTGATAAAAATGACAACAAATTAAGTTTATTGTTAGTTGCTTGAGCTTTATTTTCCCtcttaagttttaaaatataatctttaTATACAGGCTGGTTTTATAACttgacatttgcaaaaatttatgaaagaaatttgaaaaaattttcaatgatttcctTTGTAAATAAGAAATACTTCTTCATATTCtatgaattttcttaaaaaacaacagatccgattacaaaaatatgtattagaAAAAGGATACAAGATTTTTTTCCctataaaatacgaaaaataaggtttcatttgaaaaaataattaagttgaCCACCATTTAACCTAACACTTATCCacctaaaaataaacatgtattTGGAAATGATCGAGGCTTTCAAAttatcaaacttttgtttgaaataattttttgtatctgacttatttttaattttttttgcaaattaaaaaggACCTCTTGTATATTAAAACGTTATCGGCCGATTTTACGCATTCatgaattaaaattcaaaccacaaaatttaaaaagtcgccacaaagtaaaaaaaaattattataaatccatttaaaataagcaaggaagattttttttgggaaactaaaacgatatttattttttttataccaaaattatttagttcAGACCATCACAAcaattttactatttcaaattattttaattttcgtttaatttttcattctaataaattttctctAGGCCGAAGCATGTGATGCCCGGACAAAATTAGAAGCTCACGCTTACAAAATGTGGATACATGGAACTCTCTACTTTGAATTAGAACAGTGGAAATCCTGCCATGACAGTTTTTCAGTAgctcaaaaaatttatactgaATTAGCAGAAAGTCTACCATACGAAGACCAAACACCATACCGGGTAAAATGTCAAGAAATTTCACCATCCTTACGTTATTGCGCTTACAATTTAGACGAAAGCGATATAAAGGAACCAGCAGAAATTCGTAATGTAACACCTTTAGAAGGACTAGACGCGCTAATGCAACAAGCTAAACAACGTCGTACCGAAGAGTTAAGTGAAATTGAATGGCGTAAACATAAATTTACTGTTCGTCCAGAACGTGTTCGATTATTcttaataagtatacaaaatatCGATGAATCATTGTCAAAAGCAGAGAATGTAGCTAAGAAAATATCAATACTTGAACAAGTCATTATGGATTGTAAGGAATCCATAAACGCTGTTCGAGATGAAATTAAGAGTGATCCAAAATTAAAAGCTGCATCTGGTGAACCTCTTACTGGAACGCAAATATTATTAAGCTATTTAACATATATTCGATTACAACGAACTGTGGAACGAAATATTTGTCTCATAGAACAAGCTACTATTGAAGGAAAAAAGAGTAAACCACAAGATTTTGCacgattttatgaaattattttacaaaatatgaacGAATTATTGCAATTAAATGGATTTGAAAATGACACTAAATATCAAGAAGAAATTAACCTTCAAGCTAAATGCTTTAAAGGTTTTAGATGCTTTTTTATGGCGAAAACTTTGGAAGGAATGAAAAGATTTACAGATGCATTTGCTTTGTATGAACGTTCAGCGGCTTACGCAAATAATGTGAAAAGTGACAAAAAATCTACAGCTGAACAAAAGAAAATGGTAAATAAGTTATTGGacgatattgataaaaataaatttattgctcATGCACAAGGTGTACTTGAAGAAATTAAGAAAGAAGAAGAAACAGAAGTTTTTAAGAAACcgactaaaaaattcaaaattaaaacatcaCTTAGTGAACGTCTTGACAATTATGTTGaagatttaaatgtattaaCTACCAAACCAAATTTGGTTAAATATCCACCAGAATTGAAACCGGTACCATGTAAACCATTATTCTTTGATTTAGCACATAATTTACTTGAATATCCTAACTTGGAAGATGTTACAAGTGAAGGTGCAAAAGCAAAGAAAGAAACTGGAGGAATATCTGGATTGGTTAAGGGATTGTGGGGATGGGGTGGAAAATAAGTATAACGTGTATTTAtacagaatattattttatgttaaatatatttcttaataaaatttgaataaaaaattatttcaatcttTGTAACGCTTGTCTTTTATTGTAGGCTCAGCATctttttcgaaatcaaaattttatttcatagattttaaatcaattatttcttaatttattaaaaattataaaacaaaaactatcaaaatcggttcgttcgtttaagagctacgatgccacagactggCAGACACGCttgagaataatttaaaaacaataacagagactttgtttttgtttatcgtTTCCTATATTTTGGTAAAACGTTGGTTGAAGGCGTTTACCATTTATCATAGCTATGTTGACTTCGTACtgtaaatagataaataaatgtttttgattttgataaaatcttattgtttactaataaaatttatcaaagccTAATGATACTTTACTGTAAGGATCATTATATAAGAATTGGTGTAAAATATTCACATGACTtctatatgcatacatatatacattagACTTGAACTGAGGATTGATTCTTGAGTAAAGGTGGCCAAACTctgtatttttataaggaagaatttttgttgatttcgagttgagacatagttattgaaataaataccacaatactcgaaatgaaattttatttcgactaccgtggtatttatttcaataactctgtatttttagttaaattctaatttctatcgaatttaaaaattcataattcgcaAAATTAAAgctatgaaatttcaaaaattatttaaaataggtaGTGATTTAGCCtaggaaaaattattcattaatattaatgcGCTgtctagtaaataataataaacgggAGATTACGGAAAAAACTGTATAATGATCGAAATGCGGTAGATCTACCGTTTTAACCGGAAATTTGATAACACTGCATTTCGAGCCGTTCTCAAGAgacctttttcatttttaaaagtgaTTACGTTTTGTTGCGGacgatttgttaaaaaaacgtaaaaaatgtgataaaatgaataacaaatagcTTGcatctttgtccaacttatttctgtctgtccgaaacaataatgaatcataattgaaatgaaaaggtctagtGATGATCTAGACAgtcaatagggaatattaatgtatttttttaatatttttaattcattgtttacaccgatataacaaagtaaaaaatataaatactgcttaaaaatgctgtatttaaatgtaaaaaaatatttaaaatacattataattttgagatatttaaacgcagttttttggcgctctctattgatgacgtataagtacgtgatctgtcatttttgacagttcaatgtataatttacactttaaaaaaatgaatttacaacacagaatttacactcgttattattaagttttctaataaaaagccgtagaatagtataatttaatgaaatacgatataaaatgtaagtaattaatatcatacagtatgtcaacaaatttggcAAGcgcgtactttgatgtcacgtccgtataaaaatttgaatttccgttttagaaatttttaaatgccctcattgaatttgtacttttattaattaattttaagtaattaaaaagatattaattactaaaataatggtttagttgaaatgtccagtcattaaagttacggaagaaaaatatttaaaccaaatttaaatttcatttattccctattttaaagttttatgcaGATTTGCTATTGTATCATTTGTATATAGAAGTCAAAAGTCAAGTTTCGTTATTAAAGCGCATACATATTTCGTATTGTCACCACTACGAGGCGgtgttttcaaaacaaatgaCAAATAAGCATAATTTTTTACTCTCTAAATATGGTTATCACATCTTCCATAGTAACTAAATAAAGAAAtgcattaaaacaattaattgtcTGGAATTTGGGATAAAGGAAATCAATTATGGACCCACCAGATATAACACACGATCAATATTCATCATGGGTAtgacaaaatgaaaatgtttactAAAAACTTAACAACTCCGACTTCTGttctaaatacaattttgtttttagatggCTTTAATCtatgtgtttaatttaattgttggtACTGGAGCACTAACGTTGCCATCAGTATTTGCTCAAGCAGGATGGGCGTTAGGTACAGTTTTAATTGTTGGTCTGGCATTTATAAGCTTTGTTACGGTCACTTATGTTATCGAGAGTATGGCATGTGCAAATGCGATTCTTCATTGGAAGCgattaagattattaaaaaaagatcggGTAAATATTGCATATTGAACACTCATTACTTTCAGAACAAGTTacttattaagtttattttttagatcTTCCAAGATTCTGTATATAATTCAGAGAGTTCTGAAGAAATTAGTTCTGATGGTACATCAGAAGGAGATCCATTATTTCAAAATGCATGTCGATACTATGAACTGGATAGAAAAATTGAACTTGGAGAAATGGCctcgttattttttaataaacctgGACgtgttcttttttatatttgcttCTGTATTTATTTGTACGGAGATCTATCAATTTATTCAGCTGCTGTTTCTAAATCGATTGCTGATATTACTTGGTAAGTGGTTGTAATCCAATATTTgggttaatattttataataattaacctAAACAGGTTAAACAGGTTTCCAGCATTGTTCCATaacatcattataaaatataagctatttttaaacttagatttagttatttttatgctttgatataatattttcaaaatttagtttatatttaattttaaattgtcaaaCCAGCATTAAAACTgtcaaatgttatatttttttcaaggcaaattttcagttttgataagattatgtagataacaaatagggaatattcatgaaatttaaatttggttcaaatatttttcttccgtaactttaatgactgcacatttcaactaaaccattattttagtaattaatatatttttaatttcttaaaattaattaataaaagtacaaattcagtgagggcatttaaaaattgctaaaacggaaattcaaatttttatacggacgtgacatcaaagtacgggcttttttaacacttaaatacagcatttttaagcagtatttatattttctactttgttaacggtgtaaacaatgaattaaaaatataaaaaaaaatatatgaatattccctattaaaagagaatttaattttggaaaacagTGGCTACCATATCTAATCTAAGCTGAATCCTTAAGGAAATTGCAGAATGGTATTtgcaatttacgtcaaaattaatatcttaagttttttttaattattttattttaaaaacattccttGCAACtctcctattttttttaaattttgctgagagaattttttaatattgtaaaaaatagctgggaggacagtgagttttacatgctttgaatggGTTCTCACAGCTAACATTGTTCTGAGTCTGTGATAAAAATAGTCtaaatctgtcgacaagtgcATTAAtgttggaaataccttaaaataatcatttacatATAAGTACCAAGTGTTCCATCATTTTAATACATCCAGCTGAATTTTCTGCTATATCGAGTAATACATGTGCTTTATACTACATTTATTTTCTGCAATttaacttaataattataattgttgatATTCAACTCAGTATAACCGATGTGTTCAAACgactaaatttttgtaattttcagttattttttattttatttttttgttttagtacaTTTCAACCCAATGAAACAACCAACGCAACCATAACACCAGATTCAATTTGTTGGCCTGACAGTAAACTGACTCAATATGAAGCATATAGAATGTATTTAATAGCTTTCTTTTTAACCTTAGGCCCATTTGTGTGTTTTAATGTacaaaaaacgaaatatttacaACTTATCACATCGATTATGAGATGGTTAGGTAAGTTTctgtttgaattttatattaaactagcaGTTTCCTACTCGTTTCACtacattctttttatttaacatttaaataaacgattgaatttaatattttggacGATTTTAATGATCCTTGGCATTTTTTACCTAACCTCTCCGctttcgagatataagcatttaaaaaaaaaaaagaaaaaggattTTCGTTGAAATTTAagttattgacgaaaataaagattattttatgggAAATTCTCTAAAAAACTCCGCCGATAGCACATTCTTCTAGAAAATATAGATATCTACTAGAAAGTTTTAAACTAATGGTACTATTTTCAGCGTCGAAGAATGTGACGATCATTTTAATATCGAATTTTCTTTTCAcgtaaaatattcaacaaagtgCTATCGTCGGTGTTTTACTtctcaaagaaaaatttttgctcaACAAAACGAAATTTTAGAGAATCTCTCATCTTAggataaaaattctttgaaatgaGCATCGATGAGAACATATTAAAAGGAGGATACAGTtggcggttttttttttctattccacACTGTTGAAATTTTACCAGTTCTAGGCTTATTcgagttatttattattaaaagccTGAAGAAATCTTAAATACGTAAGAAACGATGCGATGTTTAATAATAGTCTACTGGCTATCGGCTGATCAAGccgtattaattttttattaaaaccatgataatgaattcattatgtttattattaaattacagcTTTTTCAATAATGATTGGATTAGCAACACATCGTTTAATAACATACGGCGCCGCAGGTCACCCAAAATTAATATCAGTCGATGGCATTCCAGAATTATTTGGTGCATGTGTTTACAGTTTTATGTGCCACCATTCATTACCAGCCTTATTAACACCGATCAAAGataaacaacatttaaaaacattaattagtttagattatttattaatatgttcattttatttattattagcatTAACTGGTGCATTTGCATTTGAacatttaaaagatttatacaCATTAAATTTTAGTCCAACAGatgatacaaatatttatatgagattagttgattattttttaacaatgtttccAATATTTACATTATCAACAAGTTTTCCAATAATTgcaattacattaaaaaataatttaattgcattatttttagatacaaataatttaaatcaatataatattattgtacgTGAAGTATTATTTCCTATGTTAGCCGTTGTGCCTCCAATATTAATAACATTctttacagaaaatttaaatattttagttagttTTACTGGATCGTATGCTGGTACTgtgatacaatatttaatacctACATTTTTAGTATATAATGCACGTAAAACATGCACAAATATATTGGGTTTAGGTATTAAAAACGAATATAAAAGTCCATTTGGTCATTGTTTTTggattatatttgttatattgtGGTCATTTACCTGTGCTATTTTAGTTActgttaattttgttaaaaaatgtacaaatccAAATGGTTCGGGatgttttaactaaaaaaaaaatgtttaaatatttgtttaatgattAGAAAAACAtctgtagaaatttttttatgaatattatatagaattgggattttgaacccaattttttttttgacaaaattggaaatataatatataacttttataataaaactgtttttagtttttcatgataatttaaaagttacagacagttttaaaagaacttttcagaagagaaacgaaaacatccgacaaaaaaaatgttcgtaaaacatcgttctgacgtaataatgttaattaaataatatacactgtatacaattattaattaacattatgacgttacacgatctttttcgaacatttttttgtcagacgttttcgtttctcttttgaaaagttattcTAAAACTgaatgtaactttaaaattatcatgaaaaaatagttacagttttgttataaaacttatatttaatctttccaattttgtcaaaaaaaaataaaattatttttttcaaaatcccaattatgGTTTGaagaatttgtaaatatatttgtgtGTAATTTCAAAATCGCACTATTATGAGTGGTACTAGAACTTTTAACAATAGGGCAGCTATCTTCAAAATTTGGCTATTTCAATGAATGTCAATCTAAAAGGCCACTTACACGAATAATAATACTGTCAATATTAAGTAGTATCAGTATCTGCACCAATATTTGTTTACTTACACGATTAATAATGCAGTGGACCATCGGTAATCCGGCTCCCGGATAATCCGGCGCCCCGTGTAATCCGACtattgttttttatgtaatcCACTATTGTACTTCaaagtataatatatagaatCTTATAATTGG
This region includes:
- the LOC123296065 gene encoding transmembrane protein 104 homolog — encoded protein: MDPPDITHDQYSSWMALIYVFNLIVGTGALTLPSVFAQAGWALGTVLIVGLAFISFVTVTYVIESMACANAILHWKRLRLLKKDRIFQDSVYNSESSEEISSDGTSEGDPLFQNACRYYELDRKIELGEMASLFFNKPGRVLFYICFCIYLYGDLSIYSAAVSKSIADITCTFQPNETTNATITPDSICWPDSKLTQYEAYRMYLIAFFLTLGPFVCFNVQKTKYLQLITSIMRWLAFSIMIGLATHRLITYGAAGHPKLISVDGIPELFGACVYSFMCHHSLPALLTPIKDKQHLKTLISLDYLLICSFYLLLALTGAFAFEHLKDLYTLNFSPTDDTNIYMRLVDYFLTMFPIFTLSTSFPIIAITLKNNLIALFLDTNNLNQYNIIVREVLFPMLAVVPPILITFFTENLNILVSFTGSYAGTVIQYLIPTFLVYNARKTCTNILGLGIKNEYKSPFGHCFWIIFVILWSFTCAILVTVNFVKKCTNPNGSGCFN
- the LOC123294900 gene encoding signal recognition particle subunit SRP68 — translated: MTGTKKKSVTIIDADESEQKTESKPLNILTLEILRLIQDAQQQHGLRHGDYQRYRGYCSRRVRRLRKVLKLPQGDRRHYKRRDVTIAHLEDSKADVRYLEICVMLTERAWAYAMQLRQESNTEPRKRFHLIKRLRKAAALSLVLEALTNAEACDARTKLEAHAYKMWIHGTLYFELEQWKSCHDSFSVAQKIYTELAESLPYEDQTPYRVKCQEISPSLRYCAYNLDESDIKEPAEIRNVTPLEGLDALMQQAKQRRTEELSEIEWRKHKFTVRPERVRLFLISIQNIDESLSKAENVAKKISILEQVIMDCKESINAVRDEIKSDPKLKAASGEPLTGTQILLSYLTYIRLQRTVERNICLIEQATIEGKKSKPQDFARFYEIILQNMNELLQLNGFENDTKYQEEINLQAKCFKGFRCFFMAKTLEGMKRFTDAFALYERSAAYANNVKSDKKSTAEQKKMVNKLLDDIDKNKFIAHAQGVLEEIKKEEETEVFKKPTKKFKIKTSLSERLDNYVEDLNVLTTKPNLVKYPPELKPVPCKPLFFDLAHNLLEYPNLEDVTSEGAKAKKETGGISGLVKGLWGWGGK